In a single window of the Buchnera aphidicola (Aphis gossypii) genome:
- a CDS encoding DUF2076 domain-containing protein produces the protein MKDAEKKLIENLFCRLKKTELNSFERDTEANSLIQDLVKNQPYSSYYMTQTILIQETAIKKLSLKVEELNKKISDLKLNQPNKKSSFLSNLFKKESIPSERSNNVWKSNQNITGSYNPLPVSPSTMSNSASNSGGASNGFLKNALQTATGVAGGMVLGNMLMNIFNHSKPEEEVFDTINESSISNIEDSEFHSNIEHNLVDYNNNDESSFDISENTSNFNDEYIDEISNSEGNSDINNDIISDINDDNFI, from the coding sequence ATGAAAGATGCAGAAAAAAAATTAATAGAAAATTTATTTTGTCGTTTAAAAAAAACTGAATTAAATTCTTTTGAACGAGATACTGAAGCAAATAGTTTAATTCAAGATTTAGTAAAAAATCAACCATATTCTTCTTATTACATGACACAAACAATTTTGATTCAAGAAACAGCAATAAAAAAACTAAGTTTAAAAGTTGAAGAATTAAATAAAAAGATATCAGATTTAAAATTAAATCAACCGAATAAAAAATCAAGTTTCTTATCTAATTTGTTTAAAAAAGAATCAATTCCTTCAGAAAGGTCTAACAATGTTTGGAAAAGTAATCAAAATATTACAGGATCGTATAATCCTTTACCAGTATCTCCTTCAACTATGAGTAATAGTGCAAGTAACAGTGGTGGTGCTAGCAATGGTTTTCTTAAAAATGCTTTGCAAACAGCAACTGGTGTAGCAGGAGGAATGGTTTTAGGTAATATGTTGATGAATATTTTTAATCATAGCAAACCTGAAGAAGAGGTATTTGATACCATTAATGAATCTTCTATATCTAATATAGAAGACAGTGAATTTCATAGCAATATTGAACACAATTTAGTTGATTATAACAATAATGATGAAAGCTCTTTTGATATCTCTGAAAATACATCTAATTTTAACGATGAGTATATTGATGAAATAAGCAATTCAGAAGGAAATAGTGATATAAATAATGATATAATAAGCGATATAAATGATGATAATTTTATTTAA
- a CDS encoding peroxiredoxin C: MVLVTKKAPNFIAPAILGNGEITNTFDFKKYSNGQSVILFFWPMDFTFVCPSEIMEFNKSYEEFHKRNVKIVGVSIDSVFVHQAWQNTAPKNGGIGKIKFPMISDIKHEIQKAYGIEHPTFNIALRASFLIDANWTIRHQVVNDLPFGRNINEIIRMIDAIEFHNKYGEVCPANWEPGKDGITTSLKGISSYLDKHFS; the protein is encoded by the coding sequence ATGGTTTTAGTCACAAAAAAAGCACCAAATTTTATAGCTCCAGCAATTTTAGGTAACGGTGAAATCACAAATACTTTTGATTTTAAAAAATATTCTAACGGTCAATCAGTGATATTGTTTTTTTGGCCTATGGATTTTACTTTTGTATGTCCTTCTGAAATCATGGAATTTAATAAATCTTATGAAGAATTTCATAAACGAAATGTAAAAATTGTAGGTGTTTCTATTGACAGTGTTTTTGTTCATCAAGCATGGCAAAACACCGCGCCTAAAAATGGTGGAATTGGAAAGATTAAATTTCCAATGATATCTGATATTAAACATGAAATTCAAAAAGCTTATGGAATTGAACATCCAACATTTAATATAGCACTAAGAGCTTCATTCTTAATCGATGCAAATTGGACAATACGTCATCAGGTTGTTAATGATCTTCCATTTGGACGCAATATAAATGAAATCATACGAATGATAGACGCTATAGAATTTCATAATAAATATGGAGAAGTATGTCCTGCGAATTGGGAACCAGGAAAAGATGGAATAACTACTTCTTTAAAAGGAATTTCTTCATATTTAGACAAACATTTTTCTTAA
- the ung gene encoding uracil-DNA glycosylase — protein sequence MNTSLTWKDILSQEKKKYFFDMINYIKKERLKKIIYPSSKDMFNAFLLTSFDEIKVVIIGQDPYFSKNQAHGLAFSVPKNKNIPPSLKNIYKELNNDFKKRYIFHHGCLENWAKQGVFLLNTILTVESGKPKSHNNIGWEIFTNKVISCISQYKKSIVFLLWGGNAHKKYNLIDINKHYILKSSHPSPLSANRGFFGCKHFSKTNKILTKCKKKEINWFDI from the coding sequence ATGAATACTAGTTTAACTTGGAAAGATATTTTATCTCAAGAAAAAAAAAAATATTTTTTTGATATGATTAATTACATTAAAAAAGAACGTTTAAAAAAAATAATATATCCTTCTTCAAAAGATATGTTTAATGCTTTTTTATTAACTTCTTTTGATGAAATTAAAGTAGTTATTATTGGTCAAGATCCTTATTTCTCAAAAAATCAAGCGCATGGTTTAGCATTTTCAGTGCCTAAAAATAAAAATATACCACCTTCTTTAAAAAATATATATAAAGAATTAAATAATGATTTTAAAAAAAGATATATATTTCACCATGGTTGTCTTGAGAATTGGGCAAAACAAGGAGTTTTTTTGTTAAATACTATTTTGACGGTTGAGTCAGGAAAACCAAAATCTCATAATAATATAGGATGGGAAATATTTACTAATAAAGTAATTTCTTGTATTAGCCAATATAAAAAATCTATTGTTTTCTTACTTTGGGGGGGCAATGCTCATAAAAAATATAACTTAATTGATATAAATAAACATTATATTTTAAAATCATCCCACCCATCTCCATTATCAGCTAATCGAGGTTTTTTTGGGTGCAAACATTTTTCTAAAACTAATAAAATATTAACTAAATGTAAAAAAAAAGAAATTAATTGGTTTGATATTTAG
- the grpE gene encoding nucleotide exchange factor GrpE, whose product MDTEEKQPKNKNIEKKDIKKEIEKKIHDTSEVEKNNTNQLSELKEKIFNNQKKIHDIQLRHLAHIENIKKDAEIKIKNIKNIKKEEFFKKIVPIIDALEDTLSLSKKLNLDEKPLVQGIKLILESLFKIIYKFGVKKEGKKNEIFNPKIHNIILTENSTEIQPDRIISIKRIGLSFNNIVIRKALVKISKI is encoded by the coding sequence ATGGATACTGAAGAAAAACAACCAAAAAATAAAAATATCGAAAAAAAAGACATAAAAAAAGAAATTGAAAAAAAAATACATGATACTTCTGAAGTTGAAAAAAATAATACAAATCAATTAAGCGAATTAAAAGAAAAGATATTTAATAATCAAAAAAAAATACATGATATACAATTAAGACATTTAGCTCATATAGAAAACATTAAAAAAGATGCTGAAATAAAAATAAAAAATATCAAAAACATAAAAAAAGAAGAATTTTTTAAAAAAATTGTTCCTATCATTGATGCGCTAGAAGATACTTTATCTTTATCTAAGAAATTAAATTTAGATGAAAAACCATTAGTACAAGGAATAAAATTAATATTAGAGTCTTTATTTAAAATAATATATAAATTTGGAGTAAAAAAAGAAGGCAAAAAAAATGAAATTTTTAATCCAAAAATTCATAATATTATATTAACCGAAAATTCAACAGAAATACAACCTGATCGTATTATTTCAATAAAACGAATAGGTTTAAGCTTTAATAATATTGTTATTCGAAAAGCATTAGTAAAAATTTCTAAAATTTAA